TTTCCTCTGTGTAATCTAATCTTATTCAGGGTATTTACCCAATTTTGATTCCAACTTTTAAGGTTGTGCAATGTCAAGTAAATTTGAACTGCTGTATAAGAGGCCTGAGCATGGCTTCACGATATGTAGTATGTAGTGTATAGGATCTGGTGCATAGTGTCCTCCAGATACTGAAACAAACACTAATATTGTCTGCAATAGAGAGTCCTCACACCATTATGACTTCTCATGTATGTGGAATAGTAAATTAGCTtgcctagttttttttttaccagttacTCTCCCTCCATTAAGCTTAAATCATTAGTAAGCTCCCTTATATTTTAAAGTTTCTCAAACAATAATTGCATTTATTTTCATGCAGTGTTGCAGTGCAAAACAAAATAGATTTTGAAtagttcttattttatttcagcaGACATAAACTTTTTGATGGTAGAAGATGCTTTACAACAAAAAGTACTGTGATGttcaacacaagcacaaacacagtaacgtgtatataaaaatgaaaatgaaaataactacaattagaaatgaaaataaaattaacttaacttttcgaactcttcatgagttcctcatcagaccaAGAagatctgaagaggaactcggtAAGAGTTCAAAACattacattcattttcatttcttattgtgggtattttcatttttatactgTGATTATCTCCATTGTGCATGAACCAAGTTGTTCATAGATATCACTTAAGAATTGAGTGGATTTATAAAATAATTTTGCTTGTATATTCCCATTTTCCAAGATAAACATTATTAAAACTTTGGAACACACAATCATTTATGATGGAATAGCAGGTAAGTTTGGTTGATAGAGACGAATTATCCTATGGGTATCCAAATACGTCTTCTTATGTATAGATTATGTTCTTGGCTATAAAATGTCTAACAGTGTATAATAAGTTCTTGTCAGTTTTTAAGATTTATTCATTAAAATGTGTACATAGATTTTGATTTGGTTGAAAAAGTATCATGGTTATGATAAAAAGGACTGCATTTCCATTTCAGAAACAGCAGCAGCCATGAGTCTTATGGcaaaaggtggaggagatggaccAGGTTTTGTCGGCATCCGTTTCTGTCAGGAGTGTAACAATATGTTGTACCCAAAAGAAGACAAggtaatttttttgtgtgtgaatctcTAGCTCAGACACTGGATTgtcatgaaaattatatatatatatattttttttttatttcaccagTTTCTTAATCTGATTTGAACTTCCAGGAAAACAAGATATTGCTTTATGCCTGCAGGAACTGTGATTACAAAATGCCCACAGAAAATAATTGTATTTATGTCAACAAGTTGATGCATGAAATTGATGAACTCAGGCACATTAACCCAGAAGTGATACAGGTTAGTAGGAAGAACACATCTTTTTTTATAGTCCTATAAAACTGGTAAATTTTCAACAAAATTTATGGCAGGTAGCAGCGTATATTACTTGTATTAGAACATTGAGAATTACTCTGTTATGTCACTTCTTTAgggatgaaaatgatatatataatgagtgtgaAGTATTCTAACATTTACAATTGTACATATTGCCTTGTATTTACTAATTATTGAGCATAGAGTAATATTGCATTTACCAACTTAGGTTGGTTATAGTCTTGGATCTATGATTAAGTATTTTTGGAGATAATGAGGCATGTGATTCTCTCTCATAGTTGTGTTCATGTTTCATAACATTTCTTTATAATTGGGGTGTACATTAAGTCTTAAACAGTGCAAGTAACGATCCCATAAATTATCAGAATTGGTTCTATGTAGATTATGTATAATTATGCTTGATCTCGCTTATACCAGAAAAATCTGATAGTGTATGATTAAGTATAAATTACCTTAAGTGTGTGATTAAGTATAAATTACCTGTAATAGATAAAAGGAATATTgcttataaaatcataatgagaTGTTCATCTTTCTTTAGTAACAAAACCTTGTTCACATAGTCTCAATAACTCATAATGTTCTGTTTACAAAGGACCCAACACTGCCAAGGACAGACGACCATCCATGCCCAAGGTGTAGCACACGTGATGCGGTATTCTTCCAAGCCCAGACCAGGAGAGCTGAAGATGAGATGAGACTGTACTATGTATGTTGCAACAGTGAGTGCACACATCGTTGGACTGAGTAAATtaagttgtcatcatcatcgttgcttttttcttttcttttcccataaAAAATCCATATGTAATTTGCCAGCAATCTTTCTGGTGATTATTCTTGTTCGATTAAATATATATCTTCCTGGAAAACGTGTGTCATGCTGCTAATATATTTATGATGTCAGAAAGTATGCAATACATAATATTATCAAAAATGTATTTTGAACTgatgcataaataaaaaatatttcataaCTTTGCTTTATTCTgtcatcatgtgtgtgtatatacccacAAATTGTCTGCATTGTCTGTGATATGTTTTTCTTCTCAAAAAAAGACCAACTGATTTAAGGATACTATGTTTCATAAAGGAAAATGTATGCAACATTTTGGTGCTACCAAAATGCTACTACATTATTATACTTGGACTACTgacaataaatatgtatgtataaattttattCGGTTTTCATCATTTCATAGACCTACTTTGAAAAGTACTAGCTGTTAGTGGTAACAGACAGTGGAAACAATATCTTCTGTAAAAGTTCTTATTAAAGAAAGTACTTGCAAGTTTTTTAGATTTGGGTAGGTCTTCTAATTCTTCTGCCATTTAATTCACAAGTAGAACTTGTCTTGGCCTTAGAAAAGTGAATGTATTTCAAGGCAATAAAATATTAGAGCTGCAATCTTACTCTTTTGCTACTTGAGTGAAAAgtgtataattatttttgctatagaTATTACATCAGCTGTGTATCAGTGTCCAGGATTGCTCACAAGATGTGCAGTGACAGACTAATTCTATCtgatacaaaaaaaatagaaattgatgACTTTTGATGATTTTCTAACCATACCCATTTCCCCAACAGACATGCAGAACAAAAGTATTAGCAAGATGACATGATAGGCATTACTTTGAGTACctggtgtcccccccccccccccccccacacacacacactcttagtgATGTCAAAACTGAGTACGTCAAACGATAATGTTAAAAGATTCAAAGTTGTGGAATTGCTCAGCAAAGTGGTGTTAATCTGCTGAATATGCAGCCTAAATCATGTCACCATATAAAGTAATACCTTGCACCATCAGTTTGTTAGATAGAGCTGTTCTTTCTCCAATACTTGTGGTATCATTTTTATGTTGCTACAAGATAAACATTCGAagtcaagaaaaaaattaatatttttcaAAAACTTGATATTAATATCCAATGTTGTATTTGGAATATTGAAGCTGAAGGTAAAACTGGAAAATTCCCAATGCTTGCTGAGGACCCCACCTAATTGACCACTACCCAATCTTAAATATGCAGTTATTAGGATAATCCTTGCACAGTGCAGGCCTAGGataaaagggtgagggaggggggtcttTTCTAACAACATTGGATATTCTTCCCTTAATTATCTTTCAGTAAGGATGGAATTAGCTTCTACTTTCCACTCTGGAGTCCTATAAAaaagttttctctcatttttcatttgttatgccaagtaatcaatttctctctccccctcaccccccccccttttttctgggGTACAGATACGGGGAACATTTCAcaccatatgaatatatctggAGACATTGCCAGACATTGTATATACACAAGATGAATGTTCATTTTTTTgtgacaagattttttttatcctcctctgtTCAACAGTGACAAGTAGTTAAATTCTAAACACAGTAAAATGCACATAAAAGTCAGTGCAGTTTTTAATTACATCTTGAGTAATATATGACTTTTTAAATATCTTCCATAATATTGTACCTTAACTTCCTAGaatttgtaatttatttattttgagccTTCGATTAATATAAGCTATATATCATAATAAACAGCAAGGTAAGTTAAATACACCAATCATATTATAAATCTGAAAATT
The nucleotide sequence above comes from Penaeus vannamei isolate JL-2024 chromosome 6, ASM4276789v1, whole genome shotgun sequence. Encoded proteins:
- the Polr2I gene encoding DNA-directed RNA polymerase II subunit RPB9, which produces MSLMAKGGGDGPGFVGIRFCQECNNMLYPKEDKENKILLYACRNCDYKMPTENNCIYVNKLMHEIDELRHINPEVIQDPTLPRTDDHPCPRCSTRDAVFFQAQTRRAEDEMRLYYVCCNSECTHRWTE